The sequence GATTGTAGCATCAATGCAAGAGCCTGTACAACCATTGAACAGAAAATTGTACGGATAACGCCAATCCGATCCGCCAGGAAGCCGCCTAATCTGGACCCCATTAAGCTTCCTATGCCTAACGTTAGGAGAATAACACTCATTCTACTTTCCATCGTTGGCATAACTGTAGCGAGAAAGGGTGTAATGTACGTATCGACCACTGAAAAGCCAACAAATACAAAGAAAGTCACGCCCAGGGTAATGGCAATCCGGGGCTGCTTCAGGAATGCCAATCGCCGGGATAGCCACATCCCCTTCCATCACCGGAATAAATTTCGCCACTAAAAAGGTCGCCACCAGGCATAATAAACCTATGCCCCAGAAGATTGTCTTCCAATCATAAGTGGCTGCAATGATACGGCCGATAGGAACTCCGAAAACAAGCGAGGAACTGAATCCCATAGCTACATTGGACATCGCAGACCCTTGGCGTCCGGGAGATGCTAGTTTTGACGCTAAAGAATAAGCTGTAACTACGAAAATTCCGGTCCCGAGTCCAAGAACAACGCGAGATGCCATTAATAAAACAAAGCCCGGAAGAGTAAGTGTTAAAGCGATTCCGAGCAATATGATCATTAGTGCCATCAACAATTGCTTACGCTGGTTCATCTTCGCGGTGGCTATCATTACAATGGGTGTACCTAATGCGTTACCGAGCGCGAATACAGTGATTAGCTGACCAGCAGTAGATACAGAAACGTCAGCTGATGCGGCTATTTTATCGAGCATGCCTACAATACAGAATTGGGTAGTTCCAACCAAGAAACTGACTAAGGCGAGCATGTATACTTTCCAGGAGTTATTCATTTCTTGATTGTTCCTCCGATTGTTATTTTGCCATCTAATTCAATTATGCAGGAAAAGAGCACGAAACCGTTATCCTGATCGTACTGAATGGTTGCCTATTCCTGTCACAGCGTTAACTATACGGATCACTTTTGGTTTATAATCGAGAGAAACATCTGGAGGAATCGCCATGTCGGACGCCATCCATATTCAACAAAAAGAACTGGCAAAGCTTATTCAGCACTATTCACCATCAGATGGTGTGTTTGAGACAGCTATTCCTAATCTATTTATCATCCGATACTCCGAAGTATCAGAACCTGCATACAGGGTGTATAAACCTTCTTTTTGCGTTATTGCACAAGGTTTAAAAGAGGTATTTCTGGCTCAAGAACGATTTGAATACGGTTCAGCAGATTATTTGATCGCTTCGATGAATCTGCCTGTAGTTGGCCAGATTATTAGAGCATCATCCGAGATTCCTTATCTGAGCATTAAATTAGAATTTACACATGACCAGATTTTAGAGGTGATTAACGACGTTAACGTTCACATGGTCCCGAATGACAACGCAAAGCGTGCCCTGTTTGTAGGTCAGTTGGAGAACTTCTTAATGGATGCGACGCTAAGACTTATTGAATTGCTGAACCGACCGGAGGACATCCCGTTCCTTGCTCCACTGTTCACAAAGGAAATTCTGTATACGCTTCTGAAGGGTCCTTATGGTGTTACGCTAGGTCAAATTGCCATGGAAGGCAGTAATGCCTATCGCATCAGAGAAGCCATTGATCACATTACTACCCATTTCGATCAATCTATGCGTGTTGAAGAGCTTGCTGAAGCAGCGAGTATGAGCCTCTCCTCTTTCCACCGTAACTTTAAAGAAGTGACTGGGATGAGTCCCATTCAATTTCA comes from Paenibacillus sp. 19GGS1-52 and encodes:
- a CDS encoding MFS transporter, giving the protein MNNSWKVYMLALVSFLVGTTQFCIVGMLDKIAASADVSVSTAGQLITVFALGNALGTPIVMIATAKMNQRKQLLMALMIILLGIALTLTLPGFVLLMASRVVLGLGTGIFVVTAYSLASKLASPGRQGSAMSNVAMGFSSSLVFGVPIGRIIAATYDWKTIFWGIGLLCLVATFLVAKFIPVMEGDVAIPAIGIPEAAPDCHYPGRDFLCICWLFSGRYVHYTLSRYSYANDGK
- a CDS encoding AraC family transcriptional regulator, which translates into the protein MSDAIHIQQKELAKLIQHYSPSDGVFETAIPNLFIIRYSEVSEPAYRVYKPSFCVIAQGLKEVFLAQERFEYGSADYLIASMNLPVVGQIIRASSEIPYLSIKLEFTHDQILEVINDVNVHMVPNDNAKRALFVGQLENFLMDATLRLIELLNRPEDIPFLAPLFTKEILYTLLKGPYGVTLGQIAMEGSNAYRIREAIDHITTHFDQSMRVEELAEAASMSLSSFHRNFKEVTGMSPIQFQKQLRLQEARRLLLSESAESAEVAFRVGYESASQFSREYSRMFGSPPRSDVKQLKEMYDPAKSIVYLGD